The bacterium genome segment CGAAGAAGTATAAGGAAATACCAGAAAAAAGAAATTCCTGAAGAAATAATTAAGGATATTATTGACTGCGCGAGGTTTGCACCCACAGCCAGAAACATACAGCCATGGAAATTCGTGGTAGTTAAAAATGCCCCTTTAAGGAATAAAATAGCAGAGATATGCGATTATGGGAAATTTATAGCGGAAGCACCTGTCTGTATAGGAGTTTTCTGTGAAGATACAAAATATTATCTTGAGGATGGTTCTGCTGCAACTACATATATACTTCTTGCAGCAAAGGCATATGGACTGGGAAGTTGCTGGGTAGCAGGAGATAAAAAAGCATATGCAGACACAATAAGAGAATTATTAAATATACCTGCTAGTTATAAATTAGTAAGTTTAATCTCCATTGGCTATCCTGAAGGTTCTATATCATCCCCTACTAAAAAATCACTAAAAGAAGTTCTGTATAATACATTATAAAATTTATTGTTTTTTCTCCAGATTGTACCAGTCAATCTTCCTCGTTAGATACATAAATACCGCTAAGATGATAAACATTCCAATACTGCCTATAAGGAGAGCATAATCCTGCAACTGGAGAAGGATAAAGAAAAACGTATAAAATATAGTCAGTATAAGAGCAATCAGAAGTGTAAACCATTTATTTCTTAATATACTTCTTGTATACGCAGTAATCAGGAAGATTGTACTTACACTTGCGATTAGATATGCCCTGTTAAATGATAAATGCTCTGCAATAGAAAGAAGGAGAGTGTAAAATATAACCAGTGCAATACCTATAAGAAGATACTGGATAGGGTGGAGCATCTTATTGTTTAATAGTTCTATGATGAAAAAAGAAAGAAATGTTAGTATAATAAACATACTTGCATACTTAGTAGTTCTTTCAGATTTTTGATATTCATCAACCGGTAATAAAAGAGATACACCGAAAGAAGATGACTGTAACTGGGTTCTATATGTATCACCTATCCATTTCTGTGGATAATCCCTGTTGAAATTAAGTACTTTCCATTCTGCAGTAAATCCGCTCTTATTAACTTCTCTTTTCTCCGGTAAAAACACTCCTGTAAAACTCGGATTATTCCAGGAAGAAGCCATTTTTACAGTTGTCTTTTTGCCAACAGGTACAAAATTGATGGACTTTCCACCGTTTAGTATTATATCCATTGAGAACTTAAATTCAGGAGAAGTTCCCTTTACTTCTGGCTGTACACTAATACCTCCTGCAAGTATCTCATTGTTTCCAACACCTGGCTCAGCAACCAATTTCTCTTCATTCCATCTAATTGTTATCGCTTCCTTAACACCTTTCAGATTACTCAGTCCCAGTATAAGGCGAGCATCTCGCCATAAAACATTTTCCTGAGGAATAGAAAAACTATCAAAAGATGGTTTTAAAAAATAACCATCCAGATGTAGTTTTGCATTATATACTACAACCTTATAAATCCCTCTATACCTTATCTCAGGAATAATCTCACTACTGACAGATAATTCTTCAGGAAGAAAATAGATATTCTGGGTAATGGTTGTTATCGCTCCTTTTTCATCTTTAACCTTCTTGTTAAAAGGGACAATCAGAATAGGCCCTGTAATTACCTGTTCTCCACCCCAGGTATTAATTATCTCTCCAACAACTTCCGTATGTCTGTTTTTCCGTTCCAATATAAGAGCCCTTATCGCAGTGGAGGGAATTAAAAGAATAAAGGTTAAAACCGCTATTCCAATCAACTTTAGTCCTGCTGAATTTTTAGGTCTGTTTTCATTTTCCATTTTTCCCCCTTTTCTATTTCACCCTATTTTAATCATCTGCCCCATTCGGATAGAGACAGGATATATCTTAAAACCTCAACTGCCTTTTCATCATCATTAGAAGAAAAAACCAGTGTGGTATTGTCTCCTTTCCCTGACATAGTTCCATAAAGATATTTAACATCTATATTTTCTTCTTTCAGTTTCTCTGAAACCTTTTGTAAAGCACCTGGACGATTCTCCAGAGCCATTACTACAACTTCTCTTTCTTCTACCTTATATCCCTTATCAA includes the following:
- a CDS encoding nitroreductase family protein encodes the protein MEKITAEVLKILKERRSIRKYQKKEIPEEIIKDIIDCARFAPTARNIQPWKFVVVKNAPLRNKIAEICDYGKFIAEAPVCIGVFCEDTKYYLEDGSAATTYILLAAKAYGLGSCWVAGDKKAYADTIRELLNIPASYKLVSLISIGYPEGSISSPTKKSLKEVLYNTL
- the creD gene encoding cell envelope integrity protein CreD is translated as MENENRPKNSAGLKLIGIAVLTFILLIPSTAIRALILERKNRHTEVVGEIINTWGGEQVITGPILIVPFNKKVKDEKGAITTITQNIYFLPEELSVSSEIIPEIRYRGIYKVVVYNAKLHLDGYFLKPSFDSFSIPQENVLWRDARLILGLSNLKGVKEAITIRWNEEKLVAEPGVGNNEILAGGISVQPEVKGTSPEFKFSMDIILNGGKSINFVPVGKKTTVKMASSWNNPSFTGVFLPEKREVNKSGFTAEWKVLNFNRDYPQKWIGDTYRTQLQSSSFGVSLLLPVDEYQKSERTTKYASMFIILTFLSFFIIELLNNKMLHPIQYLLIGIALVIFYTLLLSIAEHLSFNRAYLIASVSTIFLITAYTRSILRNKWFTLLIALILTIFYTFFFILLQLQDYALLIGSIGMFIILAVFMYLTRKIDWYNLEKKQ